ATTATTTATAATGGTATGTTACCATGTTTTCTTTTTGGTAGCTGTTTCCTTTTATTTTTATTTGCATTCAAGGCTTGAATCAATAGGCTTCGGGTCATTTTTGGCTCAACAACATCATCAATAAAACCTTTTTGCGCAGTCACATATGGGTTTGCAAACGTATCGCGATAATCTTGAATGAGTTCTTTTCGTTTAGCTTCAGAATTGGCAGAATTTAAAATCTCGTTTTTAAAAATAATATTGCATGCCCCCTCTGGACCCATCACCGCAATTTCTGCTGATGGCCAAGCAATATTATAATCTGCACCAATATGTTTTGAGTTCATCACATCGTATGCTCCACCATATGCTTTTTTTGTAATAACTGTAAAACGTGGAACTGTTGCTTCACAAAATGCGTAAAGAAGTTTTGCTCCATGTTTAATTATTCCTCGCCACTCTTGATCTGTGCCAGGCAAAAAACCTGGCACATCTGTAAACACAATTAATGGAATATTAAACGCGTCACAAAATCTAACAAATCTCGCTGCTTTAATACTTGCATTGATATCTAATACTCCAGCTAAATTCATAGGATCATTTGCAACAATTCCTACTGAAAATCCATTTAGTCTTGCAAATCCAATAATCATATTTTTTGCAAAAAAAGGCTGAATTTCTAAAAAAGAATCGATGTCGCATACTCTCTTAATAATGTCTTTCATTGAATAAGGTTGGTTAGGATTATCGGGTATCATAAAATTAAGTTCTTCATCTGCCCGAAAAGGAGAGTCTTGAGATAAATAAAATGGCGGGGAATCTAAATTATTTTGGGGAATGTAGGTGAGTATTTTTTTTATAAAAAAAATGGTTTCGTATTCATCTGAACACATAAAGTCAGCAACACCACTTTTTGAATTATGAGTTTCGGCGCCTCCAAGAGACTCAAAGTCAATATTCTCACCCGTCACTGTTTTAATCACATCTGGTCCTGTAATAAACATATGCGATGTGTTCTGCGTCATAACAGTAAAATCTGTGATTGCAGGCGAATACACAGCACCACCAGCACAAGGCCCTAAAATAGCGCTAATTTGGGGCACAACACCACTTGCTAACGTATTTTTATAAAAAATATCGGCATACCCACCTAAACTTGCCACACCTTCTTGAATTCTGGCACCACCACTATCGTTCAAACCAATAATGGGAGCACCATTTTGAATAGCTAAATCCATAATTTTACATATTTTTTTAGCATGCATTTCTCCAAGAGAACCACCTAATATTGTAAAATCTTGCGCAAATAAATAAACAAGTCTTCCTGCAATTTGACCAAATCCTGTAACAACACCATCACCTAAAAACTTCTGCTTTTCCATATTAAAATGGTTACATTGATGAGTGACGAATGCATCAAGTTCGACAAATGTTCCAGCATCTAAAAGTTCAACAATTCTTTCTCTGGCGGTCATTTTTCCTTTTTCATGCTGAATTTCAATTTTTTTTGCACCGCCTCCTTCGATGGATTTTAGTTTTTCGGCGTTTAAAATTTTTAATGCTTTTTCTGTTGTGATGGCCATAGATTTATCCTTCAAGTATTTTCTTAATTTCCTTGATGACGTCTTCCACTGTTGTCCCGGGGGTAAAAATCGCCTTCACACCAATAGATTTTAAATAAGGAATATCTGACTTAGGGATTACACCCCCACCAAATACGGGGATATCCCCTCCTCCTTGGTTTTTTAAGGCTTCTATTAATTTAGGAAAAAGAGTATTATGGGCGCCAGAAAGCAGAGATAAACCAACAATATCAACATCTTCCTGAATTGCTGTTTGCGCAACATCATCTGTTGACTGCCGCACCCCTGTGTAAATCACTTCCATACCAGCATCACGCAAAGCTTTTGCAATATATTTTGCCCCACGATCGTGCCCATCGAGTCCACATTTTGCAATTAAGACCCTCGGAATTTTAGAAAATGAAACTCCACCAAGGACATGACCTCCTGAGTGGTCGTTTTCACTAGATAAAAAAAAATGAAGGGACCTTGCTAAAAAGCTGAAGCGTGTTTTCATTTATTAAAATCCCTGTTTTAAGATATCGATAGCTTGTTACATAGATTAAGTGTAATTACTGCTAAATATTTTGCAACATTTTGTAAACGATACTTGCATTGAGCCCCAATAACAGCTAAGTGTTTGCTGTTTTGATTGAGCACTGCCTGCAAAGGATATTAAAATATGTGGCAAAAGCACTCTTATAAATTGCATTCACTTGAATACAAAATTCGAGAGGCAAAAGGTATTTTAAACCAAATTAATGTAAGCCCTGTGCAACCTTATGTTATAGGGGTTTGTGGCGGCTCTGGGAGTGGAAAAACGACGTTTTGCAAACAACTTGTCAAACACCTGGGACAAGAGCATGTCCTTCACATAAGCCAGGACTACTATTATAAAGATTTGAGCCATCTTTCGTTTGACCAAAGAGAAAAAATTAATTTTGATCATCCGGATACCATTGAATTCCCTCTCCTTGTTTCTCACCTAGATGCCCTTGCCTTAGGCAAAAGCGTCACCATCCCTCTCTACGACTTTGCAAAGCATAGTAGACTCAACAATAATCAATTTGCTACCCCAAAACCAATTGTAATTCTTGAAGGAATTTTACTTTTTGCAGATACAGATATTGAAAAGAGAATTAATCATAAAGTTTTTATAGAAACTTCAGAAAAAGTTCGATTTGAAAGACGGCTTAAAAGAGATGTTCGGGAACGAGGCAGAACTCCAGAATCTGTCCATTCACAATTCAATTCAACGGTAAGTCCTATGCATAATGTTTATGTTGAACCCGGAAAATCGAAAGCAGATCAAATTATATCTGGAGAGCAGTCATTTGAACAAGTTATTGAAGATCTTTCACTAAAAATAATAAAAGAAGTATTATTTTTATAATATATTAAAAAATCACTATTGTTATTTTTTTATAACTTCGTTTCACGACAATTTTGTCTTCTGTCCTAATTTTTAAGTATGTTATTCTTGTCATGATTTTAACAAACATTTAAGAGTGATGATGATGGTGTAAATATAACTATAATCAGTATATTATACATCATTATTTTAATTATTAACTGTTAATTCAAATATTTGCTAATTTTATATTTAAAAAGTGGCTTTTGAGAAGGAGAAATAAGTGGAATACTTATTACGTAAAATATATTTAAATCCAAAATATTATTTAAAAAACTTAACCACTTTTCAACTTCATTATTTTTATGATTATTTTCAATATGAATCTTCTTCAATAATTGATAATACGGCTCCAGAATGTGTTTATGATAAACAAGTCGCTATTAAAATATCTAAACATATTCGCAAAGAGTTAAGAGCTAGAGTGGACTACAAACCTTGCTATAAACATATTCATTAATTTAAAATTTTGTTAAATATTTTTAATTTTAATAATTTTACTTTTTTCCTAATCATAAGATAATACCATAACCAAATTATAAACAAAATATTAATAATATGATGACTTATAAAAAAATTTATAATAAATACTAAATTAGTAGTCGCCATTATAAATTTTCTACAAAGTGGCAAAACCTTAACTTTTAATAAAAAGATTTCATATGAAAAATAAAAAATTTTTAACTACTCAAAAAATTTTGTTACTATTACTATTAATTATTGGTGCTGTATTTTTTTCGTTAAACTTTAAAAATATAAAACAATTATATTCTAAAAATGAATCAGCACCCCCAAAATTATTAATAAGTACAGATAAAGATACTTTAACCATAAATTTAGCAGAAGTGCCTCATATCCCTTGGGAATACGAAGATGCTCCGGTCCATGTTAGTGAAACATTTTCAGCCGCAGTCCATGGCAGCCTAACTCCAATTTTTGATATGAGCTACCATAAGATTACCAGTCAAACCACGCTCTTTAGCGAATATTACTGCGAAAAAATAACATGTGTCGCAAAAATAAAACAAGGCGTTTATTTTCATAATAAACGCGAAGTGAATGCCTATGACGTTGAGTTTTCATTAGTAAGACAAATTCTAGCAAAAGAGGATGCCACCTATTCTCATAAAATACTTAATAATATTTTAGGCCTAGAAACAGCAAAACAAAAAAAACCTGTAATGCAAACCATTGATGGCAACACATACCCGACTCAAACAGTTGAAGGGATACAGGTTAAAGACAAATACAATATTGTTTTTAAACTAAAAGAACCGAGTCACTTTTTCTTTGCTCGAATTTCTGATGGCAAGGTTCCGATAGTGCCAATTGAAGGTTTAGAAAACGATTATCTCACTTGGAAAAAATATCCAATTGGATTTGGAAAATATCAGGTTATTAATGCAGATTTTAAAAAGTCAGAATTTTATCTACAAAAATTTGATGACAAAGAAAAAATTCCTAAATTTGTCACTTTATTATTTAGCTCAGAAAATGTTGGCGATATTAAAATGCTTTTAGGAGGTCCTGGTAGAGGAGTCAATGAATACGATAACAAAGTTGTTT
This region of Spirobacillus cienkowskii genomic DNA includes:
- a CDS encoding ABC transporter substrate-binding protein gives rise to the protein MKNKKFLTTQKILLLLLLIIGAVFFSLNFKNIKQLYSKNESAPPKLLISTDKDTLTINLAEVPHIPWEYEDAPVHVSETFSAAVHGSLTPIFDMSYHKITSQTTLFSEYYCEKITCVAKIKQGVYFHNKREVNAYDVEFSLVRQILAKEDATYSHKILNNILGLETAKQKKPVMQTIDGNTYPTQTVEGIQVKDKYNIVFKLKEPSHFFFARISDGKVPIVPIEGLENDYLTWKKYPIGFGKYQVINADFKKSEFYLQKFDDKEKIPKFVTLLFSSENVGDIKMLLGGPGRGVNEYDNKVVFPSVYSNAGLLYNYQTELGKNDNFRKAISLALDRQKIAEKALFNEMIPEDQMFTKTSWLKKYRADIPIQSQNVEEAKKLLSLVPEDLWKDKVFQVPTYWEDVSDINSLEYIKEIQQQLKEIGIETEFLNTDINYDKFADNDKNVFFFTGFGYPHEDPHRNFGHFSEGSFFKHEHPVDPVYEKLFSLSLKHASENPEYTKQLSQYFTEKNIMTIIMFQRMVLSYDSRRVLSLGNQTNGIRLAIWEIQMRDHLLNI
- the udk gene encoding uridine kinase, with the protein product MWQKHSYKLHSLEYKIREAKGILNQINVSPVQPYVIGVCGGSGSGKTTFCKQLVKHLGQEHVLHISQDYYYKDLSHLSFDQREKINFDHPDTIEFPLLVSHLDALALGKSVTIPLYDFAKHSRLNNNQFATPKPIVILEGILLFADTDIEKRINHKVFIETSEKVRFERRLKRDVRERGRTPESVHSQFNSTVSPMHNVYVEPGKSKADQIISGEQSFEQVIEDLSLKIIKEVLFL
- a CDS encoding acyl-CoA carboxylase subunit beta — encoded protein: MAITTEKALKILNAEKLKSIEGGGAKKIEIQHEKGKMTARERIVELLDAGTFVELDAFVTHQCNHFNMEKQKFLGDGVVTGFGQIAGRLVYLFAQDFTILGGSLGEMHAKKICKIMDLAIQNGAPIIGLNDSGGARIQEGVASLGGYADIFYKNTLASGVVPQISAILGPCAGGAVYSPAITDFTVMTQNTSHMFITGPDVIKTVTGENIDFESLGGAETHNSKSGVADFMCSDEYETIFFIKKILTYIPQNNLDSPPFYLSQDSPFRADEELNFMIPDNPNQPYSMKDIIKRVCDIDSFLEIQPFFAKNMIIGFARLNGFSVGIVANDPMNLAGVLDINASIKAARFVRFCDAFNIPLIVFTDVPGFLPGTDQEWRGIIKHGAKLLYAFCEATVPRFTVITKKAYGGAYDVMNSKHIGADYNIAWPSAEIAVMGPEGACNIIFKNEILNSANSEAKRKELIQDYRDTFANPYVTAQKGFIDDVVEPKMTRSLLIQALNANKNKRKQLPKRKHGNIPL
- a CDS encoding cobalamin B12-binding domain-containing protein, translating into MKTRFSFLARSLHFFLSSENDHSGGHVLGGVSFSKIPRVLIAKCGLDGHDRGAKYIAKALRDAGMEVIYTGVRQSTDDVAQTAIQEDVDIVGLSLLSGAHNTLFPKLIEALKNQGGGDIPVFGGGVIPKSDIPYLKSIGVKAIFTPGTTVEDVIKEIKKILEG